A window of the Verminephrobacter eiseniae EF01-2 genome harbors these coding sequences:
- a CDS encoding lipoprotein-releasing ABC transporter permease subunit — protein sequence MQIPSIPYELALGWRYTRAGRATRRNGFISFISGVSMLGIALGVAALIIVLSVMNGFQKDVRDRMLSVVSHIEIFAPRGAALADPALTLAQARQNVNVIGAAPFVSAQALLARGEDMKGALVRGIDPALEGAVTDLAASNARLLGRLVPGQFRVVLGSVLARDLGVGVGDAVTLIAPAGQLTPAGVVPRLKQMTVAGMFDSGHYEYDSALVLLHHQDAQRILRLEGPTGVRLKLRDLHRAHAVAGELAQTLSGALLIRDWTQQNRTWFAAVQLEKRMMFIILTLIVAVAAFNLVSTLVMTVTDKRADIAILRTLGASPKSIMGIFVVQGALVGVIGTLLGLALGLGIALHIDVIVPAIEQALNARFLPQDIYLISKMPSEPQSGDIVPIAMIALALSFVATLYPSWRASRVNPAEALRHE from the coding sequence ATGCAAATCCCCTCCATTCCTTATGAACTGGCCCTGGGCTGGCGCTATACCCGGGCCGGTCGGGCCACGCGGCGCAACGGCTTCATTTCGTTCATCTCGGGCGTGTCGATGCTCGGCATTGCGCTCGGGGTGGCGGCGCTGATCATTGTGCTGTCGGTGATGAACGGGTTTCAAAAGGATGTGCGCGACCGCATGCTCAGCGTGGTCTCGCACATCGAGATCTTCGCGCCCCGGGGGGCGGCGCTGGCCGACCCGGCGCTGACGCTGGCGCAGGCCCGGCAGAACGTCAACGTGATCGGCGCGGCCCCCTTTGTCTCGGCCCAGGCCCTGCTGGCGCGCGGCGAGGACATGAAGGGCGCGCTGGTGCGGGGCATAGACCCGGCGCTGGAAGGCGCGGTGACCGATCTGGCCGCCAGCAACGCACGGCTGCTCGGGCGGCTGGTGCCCGGCCAATTTCGCGTGGTGTTGGGCAGCGTGCTGGCCCGTGACCTGGGCGTGGGCGTGGGCGATGCGGTGACGCTGATCGCCCCGGCCGGCCAACTCACCCCGGCCGGCGTGGTGCCGCGCCTCAAGCAAATGACGGTGGCGGGCATGTTCGACTCGGGCCATTACGAATACGACTCGGCCCTGGTGCTGCTGCACCATCAGGACGCCCAGCGCATTTTGCGCCTGGAAGGCCCGACCGGCGTGCGCCTGAAGTTGCGCGACCTGCACCGGGCGCACGCGGTGGCGGGCGAACTGGCGCAAACCCTGAGCGGGGCATTGCTGATCCGCGACTGGACGCAGCAAAACCGCACCTGGTTTGCCGCCGTGCAGTTGGAAAAACGCATGATGTTCATCATCCTCACGCTGATCGTGGCCGTGGCCGCGTTCAACCTGGTCAGCACGCTGGTGATGACCGTGACCGACAAGCGCGCCGACATCGCCATCTTGCGCACGCTGGGCGCCAGCCCGAAAAGCATCATGGGCATTTTTGTGGTGCAAGGCGCGCTGGTCGGCGTGATCGGCACGCTGCTCGGCCTGGCGCTGGGCCTGGGGATTGCGCTGCACATCGACGTGATCGTGCCGGCCATCGAGCAGGCGCTGAACGCGCGCTTTTTGCCCCAGGACATCTACCTGATCAGCAAAATGCCCAGCGAGCCGCAAAGCGGCGACATCGTGCCGATTGCCATGATCGCGCTGGCGCTGTCCTTCGTGGCCACGCTCTACCCCAGTTGGCGTGCCAGCCGGGTGAACCCGGCCGAGGCGCTGCGCCATGAATGA
- a CDS encoding phosphoglycerate mutase, with the protein MPDRPHVLIPYATSASEGCRHSLQNLALPHLERLLARLSPQPDRAISGRETSLSPPHERALARALGLPDEDGRIPWAAWHRQQQGQATQGLAWAFITPCQWQVGTDHVMLRDPQGLDEAASRALLASMSPWFAQDGITLHYDQPTRWLASGALFATLASASLERVLLRDLRSWLPRDLDLHRGPTDAHAARRLQRLHSEMQMLLYTHPLNDARAERGLPPINAFWVHGTGTLPTALPATSTPPTVLDTLRDPALHEDWSAWAAAWSALDAGPVAGLLRQTDSGQSVLLTLCGERNAIRWHSARRGWLRRMQSLFQPPRMIDIHHML; encoded by the coding sequence ATGCCGGACCGCCCCCATGTGCTCATCCCCTACGCCACGAGCGCCAGCGAAGGCTGCCGGCACAGTTTGCAAAACCTGGCCCTGCCCCATCTGGAGCGGCTGCTGGCCCGGCTCAGCCCGCAGCCAGACCGGGCCATATCGGGCCGGGAAACCAGCCTCTCGCCCCCGCACGAGCGCGCGCTGGCCCGGGCGCTGGGCCTGCCCGATGAAGACGGGCGCATCCCCTGGGCCGCCTGGCACCGGCAGCAACAGGGCCAGGCCACGCAGGGACTGGCCTGGGCATTCATCACCCCCTGCCAATGGCAGGTCGGCACCGACCATGTCATGCTGCGCGACCCGCAGGGCCTGGACGAAGCAGCATCGCGCGCACTGCTGGCCAGCATGTCGCCCTGGTTTGCCCAGGACGGCATCACCCTGCATTACGACCAACCCACGCGCTGGCTCGCCAGCGGCGCACTGTTCGCCACGCTGGCCAGCGCATCGCTGGAGCGCGTGCTGCTGCGCGACCTGCGCAGTTGGCTGCCACGCGACCTCGACCTGCATCGCGGGCCCACCGATGCGCACGCGGCCCGCCGCCTGCAGCGCCTGCACAGCGAGATGCAGATGCTGCTCTACACCCACCCCCTGAACGACGCGCGCGCAGAACGCGGCCTGCCACCGATCAACGCCTTCTGGGTGCACGGCACAGGCACCCTGCCCACCGCGCTGCCCGCAACCAGCACGCCGCCCACGGTGCTCGACACATTGCGCGACCCCGCCTTGCACGAGGACTGGAGCGCCTGGGCTGCGGCCTGGAGCGCGCTCGACGCCGGCCCCGTGGCCGGGCTGCTGCGCCAGACCGACAGCGGCCAGAGCGTGCTTTTGACACTCTGCGGCGAGCGCAATGCCATCCGCTGGCACAGCGCCCGGCGCGGATGGCTGCGGCGGATGCAAAGCCTTTTCCAGCCCCCGCGCATGATCGACATACACCACATGCTATGA
- the recJ gene encoding single-stranded-DNA-specific exonuclease RecJ: MKIVAREIPPRAVWTLEQAGVHPLLARLYAARGVRAKDELDDDLARLLPPQGLKGIAAAARLLADAVARDQRLLIVADYDCDGATACAVGVRGLRLLGARHVDYLVPDRMTDGYGLTPPIARRVKERGADLLITVDNGIASVAGVAEAKALGLSVLVTDHHLPGPELPAADAIVNPNQPGCGFESKALAGVGVMFYVLLALRSELRARALLNADTQPRLDPLLALVALGTVADVVKLDANNRRLVAQGLRRIRTGTLPAGVAALFTAAGRKAQAATTFDFGFALGPRINAAGRLADMTLGIECLLTDDSGRAAELAGTLDRINRERRTIEDGMRGQAMLLAENLCAGGAAPPPAISVFDPDFHEGVAGIVASRIKDKLHRPAFVFAVSRAPGKEHELKGSGRSIAGFHLRDALDLVAKRHPGVLLKFGGHAMAAGCTLAAQTFAVFEQALAQVAQEWLDAATLTRRIETDGPLAREYCRAEMVDTLHREVWGQGFAPPTFSEEVEVLSQRLVGDKHPALKLKLRHQGHPVDGIWFGHTEPLPARVLLAFRLDVNEYQGERKVQFLIEGAQLSQSPG, translated from the coding sequence ATGAAAATAGTAGCCAGAGAGATCCCCCCCCGTGCCGTCTGGACGCTCGAGCAGGCCGGGGTACACCCCCTGCTGGCCCGCCTGTACGCCGCGCGCGGCGTGCGCGCCAAAGACGAACTCGACGACGACCTGGCCCGTCTGCTGCCACCGCAGGGCCTGAAAGGCATCGCCGCCGCGGCCCGACTGCTGGCCGATGCCGTGGCGCGCGACCAGCGCCTGCTGATCGTTGCCGACTACGACTGCGATGGCGCCACCGCCTGCGCCGTCGGCGTGCGCGGCCTGCGCCTGCTGGGCGCCAGGCATGTCGACTACCTGGTGCCCGACCGCATGACCGACGGCTACGGCCTGACCCCGCCCATCGCCCGCCGTGTGAAAGAACGCGGCGCCGATCTGCTGATCACCGTGGACAACGGCATCGCCAGCGTCGCCGGCGTGGCCGAAGCCAAGGCGCTGGGCCTGTCGGTGCTCGTCACCGACCACCACCTGCCCGGCCCCGAACTGCCGGCAGCCGACGCCATCGTCAACCCCAACCAGCCCGGCTGCGGGTTCGAAAGCAAAGCGCTGGCCGGCGTCGGCGTGATGTTCTACGTGCTGCTGGCGCTGCGCTCGGAACTGCGCGCGCGCGCGCTGCTGAACGCCGACACCCAACCCCGGCTCGACCCGCTGCTGGCACTGGTAGCCCTGGGCACCGTGGCCGATGTGGTCAAGCTCGACGCGAACAACCGGCGCCTGGTGGCGCAGGGCCTCAGACGCATCCGCACCGGCACCCTGCCTGCCGGCGTGGCCGCGCTGTTCACCGCCGCCGGGCGCAAAGCCCAGGCCGCCACCACCTTCGACTTCGGCTTTGCGCTGGGCCCGCGCATCAATGCCGCAGGGCGCCTGGCCGACATGACGCTGGGCATCGAATGCCTGCTGACCGACGACAGCGGCCGCGCCGCCGAACTGGCCGGCACGCTCGACCGCATCAACCGCGAGCGCCGCACCATCGAGGACGGCATGCGCGGGCAGGCCATGCTGCTGGCCGAAAACCTGTGCGCCGGCGGCGCAGCGCCGCCACCGGCCATCAGCGTGTTCGACCCCGACTTTCACGAAGGCGTGGCAGGCATCGTGGCCTCGCGCATCAAGGACAAACTGCACCGCCCCGCCTTCGTGTTCGCCGTCAGCCGCGCGCCGGGCAAGGAGCATGAGCTCAAAGGCTCGGGCCGATCGATTGCCGGGTTTCACCTGCGCGACGCGCTCGACCTGGTGGCCAAGCGCCACCCGGGCGTATTGCTGAAATTCGGCGGCCATGCAATGGCCGCAGGCTGCACGCTGGCCGCGCAGACCTTCGCGGTGTTCGAGCAGGCCCTGGCCCAGGTCGCGCAAGAATGGCTGGACGCTGCCACCCTGACGCGGCGCATCGAAACCGACGGCCCGCTGGCGCGTGAATACTGCCGCGCCGAAATGGTCGACACATTGCACCGCGAAGTCTGGGGCCAAGGCTTTGCGCCACCGACCTTCAGCGAAGAAGTCGAAGTGCTGAGCCAGCGGCTGGTGGGCGACAAACACCCGGCGCTCAAACTCAAGCTCAGGCACCAGGGCCACCCGGTGGACGGCATCTGGTTCGGCCACACCGAACCCCTGCCAGCGCGCGTACTGCTGGCCTTTCGCCTCGATGTGAACGAGTACCAAGGCGAGCGCAAGGTGCAGTTTCTGATCGAGGGCGCGCAACTGTCGCAGAGCCCGGGATGA
- a CDS encoding Bug family tripartite tricarboxylate transporter substrate binding protein gives MKIQRFRLRAIVTAIALGLAAVITSAQGFPTKPMTLIVPFPPGGSSDILARALAEKLSLRLGQPVIVDNRPGAGATLGAAYVATAKPDGYTLLMGAVHHAIATSVYKNLSYDFEKSFTPITTVALVPNVLVINAKSPVVDVQGLIAAARAAKDRLAFGSNGSGTLQHLLGTQCTHSDDLKANAVASCMQPGMSSRWCASARM, from the coding sequence ATGAAAATCCAACGATTTCGCCTGCGCGCCATCGTGACCGCCATTGCACTCGGCTTGGCCGCCGTGATCACCAGCGCCCAAGGTTTCCCGACCAAGCCCATGACCCTGATCGTTCCATTCCCGCCCGGCGGGAGTTCCGACATCCTGGCACGGGCTCTTGCCGAGAAACTATCGTTGCGTCTCGGTCAACCCGTCATCGTTGACAATCGCCCTGGCGCCGGTGCCACGCTGGGCGCGGCCTATGTCGCCACGGCCAAGCCGGATGGCTACACGCTCCTGATGGGCGCAGTGCACCACGCCATCGCCACGAGCGTTTACAAAAATCTTTCCTACGATTTCGAAAAGAGTTTTACGCCCATCACTACGGTCGCTCTGGTTCCCAATGTGCTGGTGATCAATGCCAAATCACCCGTTGTGGATGTGCAAGGATTGATCGCAGCAGCGAGGGCCGCCAAAGACCGGTTGGCCTTTGGTTCGAACGGCAGCGGCACCCTGCAGCATCTGCTCGGAACCCAGTGTACCCACAGCGACGATTTGAAGGCCAACGCAGTGGCCTCGTGCATGCAGCCGGGCATGTCGAGCCGATGGTGCGCATCGGCGAGGATGTGA
- a CDS encoding IS110 family RNA-guided transposase: MSEPVYVGIDVAKRTFEVATTGQAQTFSLGNDEAGHAQLCQLLAPLSPRLVLLEATGGYEQDLALALSAAGLRVSVINPRQARDFARCMGKLAKTDRIDAQALRGFAALLDAQGHEPRMLADEQQRELTALVVRRRQLVAMLVAERQRLALAHPKAKPSILRIMATIAEQLNDLDGQLKEHVLAHHADLAALLTSVKGVGPTTASTLLAQLPELGQLNRKQITSLVGLAPINRDSGTLRGQRHIFGGRADVRRVLFVAALVGTRFNPVLKAFYARLLAAGKPKKVALVACMHKLLVILNAIARTKSPWRNELAEAV, encoded by the coding sequence ATGAGTGAACCCGTTTATGTAGGTATCGACGTGGCCAAGCGCACCTTCGAGGTGGCCACCACTGGTCAAGCACAGACCTTCAGTCTTGGCAACGATGAGGCCGGGCATGCCCAGTTGTGCCAACTGCTGGCGCCGCTGTCGCCGCGCCTGGTGCTGCTGGAGGCCACTGGCGGCTACGAGCAGGACCTGGCGCTTGCCTTGTCCGCGGCAGGCTTGCGTGTGTCGGTGATCAATCCGCGCCAAGCACGCGACTTTGCCCGCTGCATGGGCAAACTGGCCAAGACCGATCGCATCGATGCGCAGGCGCTGCGCGGCTTTGCAGCCTTGCTGGACGCCCAGGGTCACGAGCCGCGCATGCTGGCCGACGAGCAGCAGCGCGAGTTGACCGCCCTGGTGGTGCGCCGCCGCCAACTCGTGGCCATGCTGGTGGCCGAACGCCAGCGACTGGCCCTGGCACATCCCAAGGCCAAGCCCAGCATCCTGCGGATCATGGCTACCATTGCCGAGCAACTCAACGACCTGGACGGGCAGCTCAAGGAGCATGTCCTGGCACACCACGCCGATCTGGCGGCCTTGCTGACCTCGGTCAAGGGCGTGGGTCCCACCACGGCCAGCACGCTGCTGGCGCAACTGCCCGAGTTGGGCCAGCTCAATCGCAAGCAGATCACCTCGCTGGTGGGCTTGGCCCCCATCAATCGGGACTCGGGCACGCTGCGTGGGCAGCGCCACATCTTCGGTGGTCGCGCCGACGTGCGCCGCGTGCTGTTCGTGGCCGCCTTGGTAGGCACGCGCTTCAATCCCGTGCTCAAAGCCTTCTATGCAAGGCTGCTGGCCGCCGGCAAGCCCAAAAAGGTCGCTCTGGTCGCCTGCATGCACAAGTTGTTGGTCATCTTGAACGCCATCGCTCGCACCAAGTCGCCTTGGCGCAACGAGCTTGCTGAAGCGGTTTGA
- a CDS encoding tartrate dehydrogenase has product MKTYRIATIPGDGIGKEVVPAGQRVLETLASSGSSFRFEFENFVWGSDWFREHGMMMPDNGLDALRGKDAILFGSAGDPHIPDHITLWGLRLKICQGFDQYANVRPTRILPGIDSPLRRCGPNDLNWVIVRENSEGEYAGVGGRVHQGHPIEAATDISIMTRAGVERIMRFAFRLAQSRPRKLLTVITKSNAQRHAMVMWDEIAVQISKEYPDVQWDKELVDAATARMVNRPATLDTIVATNLHADILSDLAAALAGSLGIAPTGNIDPEQRYPSMFEPIHGSAFDIMGKGLANPVGTFWSVVMLLEHLGENEAAAKVMRAIESVTANPALHTRDLGGKATTAQVTNAVCQHLVCRPANDCR; this is encoded by the coding sequence ATGAAGACATACCGCATCGCAACGATCCCTGGCGACGGCATTGGCAAAGAAGTCGTGCCCGCCGGCCAACGCGTCCTCGAAACGCTGGCCAGTTCCGGCAGCAGTTTCAGGTTTGAATTCGAGAACTTCGTCTGGGGCAGTGACTGGTTCCGCGAGCACGGCATGATGATGCCGGACAACGGCCTGGACGCATTGCGCGGCAAGGACGCAATTTTGTTCGGCTCGGCCGGCGATCCGCACATTCCTGACCACATCACGCTGTGGGGCCTGCGCCTGAAGATCTGCCAGGGCTTCGACCAGTACGCCAATGTGCGCCCGACGCGCATCCTGCCCGGTATCGACAGCCCGCTCAGGCGCTGCGGCCCGAATGACCTGAACTGGGTCATCGTGCGTGAAAACTCCGAAGGTGAATACGCCGGCGTCGGCGGTCGTGTGCACCAAGGCCATCCAATCGAAGCCGCCACCGACATATCGATAATGACCCGTGCCGGCGTCGAACGCATCATGCGTTTCGCCTTCAGGCTGGCCCAATCGCGGCCCCGCAAACTACTGACCGTCATCACCAAGAGCAACGCCCAACGCCACGCGATGGTGATGTGGGACGAGATCGCGGTGCAGATCTCGAAAGAATATCCGGACGTCCAATGGGACAAGGAACTGGTCGACGCAGCCACCGCACGCATGGTCAACCGCCCGGCCACGCTGGACACCATCGTCGCCACCAATCTGCATGCCGACATCCTGAGCGATCTGGCTGCGGCCCTGGCCGGCAGCCTGGGCATTGCCCCGACCGGCAACATCGACCCGGAACAGCGTTACCCGTCGATGTTCGAGCCCATCCACGGCTCGGCCTTCGACATCATGGGCAAGGGCCTGGCCAATCCGGTGGGCACGTTCTGGTCGGTAGTGATGCTGCTCGAACATCTGGGCGAAAACGAAGCTGCTGCAAAGGTCATGCGCGCCATCGAAAGTGTCACGGCCAACCCGGCGCTGCACACCCGTGATTTGGGCGGCAAGGCCACTACCGCACAGGTCACGAATGCTGTGTGTCAACACCTGGTGTGCCGTCCCGCAAATGACTGCAGATGA
- a CDS encoding LysR substrate-binding domain-containing protein, whose amino-acid sequence MSGSGIQPADFGFFSTLATAGSLSAAARELGITTPAVSKHLASMESRMGVTLVNRTTRRMSLTPEGEVYLEHARRILSDIDGLEQLIHGATTSARGLLRVNATPGFGRSHIAPLVSKFIFGHPGVEVQLQLSVNPPPLTEDSFDVCIRFGSPPDARVIARHIAPNRRLLCASPVYIAKHGLPEVPRDLTRHNCIGIRQGDEAYGVWRLTSGCGRFSTTEVVKTRGNLTTNDGEIAVNWALDGHGILMRAEWDIERYLKSGRLVQVLPQCHTPDANIHAVYPKRHQNAGRVRAFVEFITRSLTPNLAP is encoded by the coding sequence ATGAGTGGCAGCGGCATCCAGCCAGCCGATTTTGGCTTTTTCTCCACACTTGCAACCGCTGGCAGCCTGAGCGCTGCTGCTCGTGAATTGGGCATTACGACGCCTGCGGTCAGCAAGCATCTGGCATCGATGGAGTCGCGCATGGGCGTGACTTTGGTAAACCGCACGACGCGCCGCATGAGTCTCACCCCGGAGGGAGAGGTGTATTTGGAGCATGCACGCCGAATCCTCAGCGACATCGACGGCTTGGAGCAATTGATCCATGGCGCAACAACCTCCGCCAGGGGGCTGTTGAGAGTGAATGCGACACCCGGTTTCGGCCGCAGTCATATCGCGCCCCTCGTTTCAAAGTTCATCTTCGGGCATCCCGGCGTCGAAGTGCAGCTTCAACTGTCGGTCAATCCACCGCCGTTGACCGAGGACTCGTTCGATGTCTGCATTCGTTTTGGTTCACCCCCTGATGCCCGGGTCATCGCCAGGCACATCGCCCCCAATCGCCGTCTTCTGTGCGCGTCTCCGGTGTATATCGCCAAGCATGGTTTGCCCGAAGTTCCGCGCGACCTGACACGGCATAACTGCATCGGTATTCGCCAGGGGGATGAAGCCTATGGGGTGTGGCGATTGACAAGTGGCTGCGGTCGATTCAGTACCACCGAGGTCGTCAAAACCAGAGGCAACCTGACGACCAACGACGGCGAAATAGCGGTGAATTGGGCACTGGACGGTCACGGCATTCTGATGCGCGCCGAGTGGGACATCGAGAGGTATTTGAAGAGCGGACGGCTTGTACAAGTCCTGCCGCAGTGCCACACGCCCGATGCGAACATCCATGCCGTTTATCCCAAGCGGCATCAAAATGCCGGGAGGGTACGGGCGTTCGTGGAGTTCATCACCCGCTCCCTGACGCCGAACCTTGCCCCTTGA
- a CDS encoding LysR substrate-binding domain-containing protein — MVDKLLGHDAIMAPESTIATDPPSLTDPMHLPSITALRALDAIARHGTVSRAASELFLTRSAISHQINVLEQTLGFAVTQRAGRGITLTYRGQRYLHEARRVLSILEEAVRRSAGGEVAGHLRVSCTPGFAVYWLCHHLGAFQGAYPHVELSITAPRASDEVNPRDADLFIVYGSGNWPDFSVEPITSLSYFPVCSPMLINARGRPLALDDLADVLLLHMGNHADWAQWLGAAGAHHIDGRRGIVFSEAPFAQEAAISGQGVTIGDTFLSGDAIARGLLVRPFDVTVESPHGYYLVARPEPSQRPEVRAFSEWLLDELRVSIRAWSDHSRYA, encoded by the coding sequence GTGGTTGATAAACTGCTTGGGCACGATGCGATCATGGCGCCAGAAAGCACCATTGCAACAGACCCTCCGTCGCTGACAGACCCCATGCACCTGCCTTCCATTACCGCGTTAAGGGCGTTGGATGCCATCGCCAGGCATGGCACCGTGTCGCGCGCAGCCAGCGAACTTTTTCTGACACGCAGCGCAATCAGTCACCAAATCAACGTGCTGGAACAAACCCTTGGCTTTGCAGTAACGCAAAGAGCAGGGCGCGGTATCACGCTGACCTATCGGGGTCAGCGCTATCTGCACGAGGCCCGGCGTGTGCTTTCCATCCTGGAAGAGGCGGTGCGGCGTAGCGCCGGTGGCGAAGTGGCCGGACATTTGCGTGTGAGCTGCACGCCTGGTTTTGCGGTCTACTGGCTCTGTCACCATCTCGGTGCGTTTCAGGGCGCGTACCCGCATGTGGAGCTGAGCATCACAGCGCCGCGTGCGTCGGACGAAGTGAACCCGCGCGACGCCGACCTGTTTATCGTCTATGGCAGTGGCAACTGGCCTGACTTTTCTGTTGAACCCATCACCTCGCTGAGTTACTTTCCCGTCTGCAGTCCGATGCTGATCAATGCACGCGGCCGTCCGCTGGCGCTGGATGATCTCGCCGATGTACTGCTGTTGCACATGGGCAATCATGCGGACTGGGCGCAGTGGCTCGGGGCTGCGGGTGCGCACCACATCGACGGCCGGCGTGGCATCGTGTTTTCGGAAGCTCCGTTCGCGCAGGAAGCAGCGATCTCGGGGCAGGGCGTGACGATCGGCGATACCTTCCTGAGCGGTGATGCGATCGCTCGCGGGCTACTCGTGCGCCCGTTCGATGTGACGGTTGAATCGCCGCACGGCTACTACCTGGTGGCGCGTCCGGAGCCGTCGCAACGTCCGGAAGTTCGCGCCTTCAGTGAATGGTTGCTCGATGAGTTGCGCGTGTCGATACGCGCATGGAGCGATCACTCGCGTTACGCATGA